A genomic region of Miscanthus floridulus cultivar M001 chromosome 3, ASM1932011v1, whole genome shotgun sequence contains the following coding sequences:
- the LOC136545127 gene encoding transcription factor PHYTOCHROME INTERACTING FACTOR-LIKE 13-like isoform X1, translated as MRPGPKISDSDANSSSLPYKCWSSERLCSASLEPQAEAAHGFQFSLRRRRLRSEHRWFYPLFVRHTSCSTAKLRPSILYKKRYLGASGSRKWLLAMDGGERPATSHKAAPFVPDGELVELLWQDGAVVAHSQAQAHHHHHHRPLVQVGAGNTGASGVTGEPPALPWLPCSGVAGGAMGGDVYSQLWQSIAQADGQVVGGDAAGAPRPAAKSGNSGAGSSRTAGEVGSSFCGSNLVVAALHLDDDVDDVGVAAALPVPMPLDDLAAAGAGASTSSGWNSNAPLPKRGRDEFDEDAEFDTVDETPPSSRRPASNKRRTRAAEVHNMSERRRRDRINEKMRALQELVPHCNKTDKASILDEAIEYLKSLQMQVQIMWMTTGMAPMMIPGAHQLMPLMTMGLNSARMLPPAVQFLSQMQRLPPPFMNNPLPNQMPQILPPPTNAPSVTDQAQSNRMALPRNPFLHPNDNDALTTPPQVPGLFSYGQQMVQVNQIQELLTGTAAPALEAELPSSSDGTGT; from the exons ATGCGTCCCGGCCCAAAGATCTCCGACAGCGATGCCAACTCCTCCTCCCTTCCATACAAATGCTGGAGCTCAGAGAGACTGTGCTCCGCCTCTCTCGAACCCCAAGCAGAAGCAGCCCACGGCTTTCAGTTCAGTTTGCGGCGCCGGCGCCTCCGATCGGAGCACCGCTGGTTTTATCCATTATTCGTACGACATACAAGTTGCAGCACAGCAAAGCTCCGTCCATCCATCTTATACAAGAAGAG GTATCTGGGCGCCTCCGGGTCCAGGAAGTGGCTGCTCGCCATGGACGGCGGCGAGAGGCCGGCGACGAGCCACAAGGCGGCCCCATTCGT CCCCGACGGCGAGCTCGTGGAGCTGCTGTGGCAGGACGGCGCCGTCGTGGCGCACTCGCAGGCGCaggcgcaccaccaccaccaccaccggccgcTGGTCCAGGTCGGCGCCGGCAACACGGGCGCCAGCGGCGTCACCGGGGAGCCACCCGCGCTGCCGTGGCTCCCGTGCAGCGGCGTCGCCGGCGGCGCGATGGGCGGGGACGTGTACTCGCAGCTCTGGCAGAGCATCGCGCAGGCCGACGGCCAAGTGGTGGGCGGGGACGCTGCGGGCGCGCCCCGCCCGGCCGCCAAGAGCGGGAACAGCGGTGCCGGGTCCAGCCGGACGGCCGGGGAGGTCGGCTCCAGCTTCTGCGGCAGCAACCTCGTGGTCGCGGCGCTGCACCTGGACGACGACGTCGACGACGTAGGCGTCGCCGCGGCGCTGCCGGTGCCGATGCCGCTGGACGACCTGGCGGCCGCGGGCGCCGGCGCGTCCACGTCCAGCGGCTGGAACAGCAATGCGCCGCTGCCCAAGAGGGGCAGGGATGAGTTCGACGAG GACGCCGAGTTCGACACCGTCGACGAGACCCCGCCGTCGTCGAGGCGGCCTGCGTCCAACAAGCGTAGGACTCGCGCCGCCGAGGTCCACAACATGTCCGAGCGG AGGAGAAGGGACCGGATCAACGAAAAGATGCGAGCTCTGCAGGAACTCGTGCCTCACTGCAACAAG ACCGACAAAGCGTCGATACTAGATGAAGCAATTGAGTACTTGAAGTCCCTCCAAATGCAAGTTCAG ATCATGTGGATGACTACTGGGATGGCGCCGATGATGATCCCCGGTGCTCACCAGCTCATGCCGCTGATGACCATGGGCTTGAATTCAGCGCGGATGCTGCCACCGGCGGTGCAGTTCCTGAGCCAGATGCAGAGGCTACCTCCACCCTTCATGAACAACCCGTTGCCGAATCAGATGCCCCAGATCTTACCTCCTCCTACCAATGCACCCAGTGTAACAGACCAAGCTCAAAGCAATCGCATGGCCCTGCCCAGAAATCCCTTCCTTCATCCTAATGATAATGATGCACTGACAACACCGCCTCAG GTGCCAGGTTTATTTAGCTATGGCCAACAGATGGTACAAGTGAATCAGATTCAAGAGCTACTGACAGGCACTGCAGCTCCGGCTTTGGAGGCCGAGCTACCATCATCCTCTGATGGAACTGGAACATAA
- the LOC136545127 gene encoding transcription factor PHYTOCHROME INTERACTING FACTOR-LIKE 13-like isoform X2, translating to MLELRETVLRLSRTPSRSSPRLSVQFAAPAPPIGAPLVLSIIRTTYKLQHSKAPSIHLIQEEVASRYLGASGSRKWLLAMDGGERPATSHKAAPFVPDGELVELLWQDGAVVAHSQAQAHHHHHHRPLVQVGAGNTGASGVTGEPPALPWLPCSGVAGGAMGGDVYSQLWQSIAQADGQVVGGDAAGAPRPAAKSGNSGAGSSRTAGEVGSSFCGSNLVVAALHLDDDVDDVGVAAALPVPMPLDDLAAAGAGASTSSGWNSNAPLPKRGRDEFDEDAEFDTVDETPPSSRRPASNKRRTRAAEVHNMSERRRRDRINEKMRALQELVPHCNKTDKASILDEAIEYLKSLQMQVQIMWMTTGMAPMMIPGAHQLMPLMTMGLNSARMLPPAVQFLSQMQRLPPPFMNNPLPNQMPQILPPPTNAPSVTDQAQSNRMALPRNPFLHPNDNDALTTPPQVPGLFSYGQQMVQVNQIQELLTGTAAPALEAELPSSSDGTGT from the exons ATGCTGGAGCTCAGAGAGACTGTGCTCCGCCTCTCTCGAACCCCAAGCAGAAGCAGCCCACGGCTTTCAGTTCAGTTTGCGGCGCCGGCGCCTCCGATCGGAGCACCGCTGGTTTTATCCATTATTCGTACGACATACAAGTTGCAGCACAGCAAAGCTCCGTCCATCCATCTTATACAAGAAGAGGTAGCAAGCAG GTATCTGGGCGCCTCCGGGTCCAGGAAGTGGCTGCTCGCCATGGACGGCGGCGAGAGGCCGGCGACGAGCCACAAGGCGGCCCCATTCGT CCCCGACGGCGAGCTCGTGGAGCTGCTGTGGCAGGACGGCGCCGTCGTGGCGCACTCGCAGGCGCaggcgcaccaccaccaccaccaccggccgcTGGTCCAGGTCGGCGCCGGCAACACGGGCGCCAGCGGCGTCACCGGGGAGCCACCCGCGCTGCCGTGGCTCCCGTGCAGCGGCGTCGCCGGCGGCGCGATGGGCGGGGACGTGTACTCGCAGCTCTGGCAGAGCATCGCGCAGGCCGACGGCCAAGTGGTGGGCGGGGACGCTGCGGGCGCGCCCCGCCCGGCCGCCAAGAGCGGGAACAGCGGTGCCGGGTCCAGCCGGACGGCCGGGGAGGTCGGCTCCAGCTTCTGCGGCAGCAACCTCGTGGTCGCGGCGCTGCACCTGGACGACGACGTCGACGACGTAGGCGTCGCCGCGGCGCTGCCGGTGCCGATGCCGCTGGACGACCTGGCGGCCGCGGGCGCCGGCGCGTCCACGTCCAGCGGCTGGAACAGCAATGCGCCGCTGCCCAAGAGGGGCAGGGATGAGTTCGACGAG GACGCCGAGTTCGACACCGTCGACGAGACCCCGCCGTCGTCGAGGCGGCCTGCGTCCAACAAGCGTAGGACTCGCGCCGCCGAGGTCCACAACATGTCCGAGCGG AGGAGAAGGGACCGGATCAACGAAAAGATGCGAGCTCTGCAGGAACTCGTGCCTCACTGCAACAAG ACCGACAAAGCGTCGATACTAGATGAAGCAATTGAGTACTTGAAGTCCCTCCAAATGCAAGTTCAG ATCATGTGGATGACTACTGGGATGGCGCCGATGATGATCCCCGGTGCTCACCAGCTCATGCCGCTGATGACCATGGGCTTGAATTCAGCGCGGATGCTGCCACCGGCGGTGCAGTTCCTGAGCCAGATGCAGAGGCTACCTCCACCCTTCATGAACAACCCGTTGCCGAATCAGATGCCCCAGATCTTACCTCCTCCTACCAATGCACCCAGTGTAACAGACCAAGCTCAAAGCAATCGCATGGCCCTGCCCAGAAATCCCTTCCTTCATCCTAATGATAATGATGCACTGACAACACCGCCTCAG GTGCCAGGTTTATTTAGCTATGGCCAACAGATGGTACAAGTGAATCAGATTCAAGAGCTACTGACAGGCACTGCAGCTCCGGCTTTGGAGGCCGAGCTACCATCATCCTCTGATGGAACTGGAACATAA